In a single window of the Ciconia boyciana chromosome 7, ASM3463844v1, whole genome shotgun sequence genome:
- the LRRC52 gene encoding leucine-rich repeat-containing protein 52, producing the protein MSPSGRPRSLSLMFLLGMGMASERINCPSRCSCQYLEVNCTGQQLQEFPAAIPLDTRQLILAANNISYLPAVELSFLADLVYLDCRKNLLGDDLDFTFIGVAKLVYLDLSFNNLTQVTFSTFSHLLSLMVLKISDNPNLVAIKKDAFANNTWLRHLDVSRTGLTFLDISTVRDLPNLRFVGLSDNLWHCNCSFLDFITWMTESNVHFPDADNITCYTPEGLRALKMPAVEAQLHFNCLTQLDKQDYIFLCLIGFCIFFAGTMAAWLAGVCAVIYEVHTSKGEEEEEEEDTVT; encoded by the exons ATGTCTCCTTCAGGTAGACCACGGTCCCTGAGCCTCATGTTTCTtctggggatggggatggcatCAGAGAGGATCAACTGCCCGAGCAGGTGTAGCTGTCAGTACCTGGAAGTGAACTGCACAGGGCAGCAGTTGCAGGAGTTCCCTGCGGCCATCCCACTGGACACCAGGCAGCTCATTCTGGCAGCAAACAACATCTCGTACCTGCCGGCAGTGGAATTGAGCTTCTTGGCTGATTTGGTCTATCTGGACTGCAGGAAGAACCTCTTGGGGGATGACCTGGATTTCACTTTCATTGGTGTGGCCAAGCTTGTCTATCTGGACCTCAGCTTCAACAACCTCACACAGGTCACCTTCAGCACCTTCTCACACCTCCTCAGCCTGATGGTGCTGAAGATCTCAGACAATCCCAACCTTGTGGCCATCAAGAAGGATGCTTTCGCCAACAACACCTGGCTGAGGCACCTGGATGTGAGCCGGACAGGCTTAACGTTCCTGGACATCAGCACTGTCCGGGACCTGCCCAACCTGAGGTTTGTGGGGCTCAGTGACAACCTGTGGCACTGCAACTGTTCCTTTTTGGACTTCATCACCTGGATGACAGAGAGCAACGTTCATTTTCCAG atGCTGACAACATCACCTGCTACACCCCAGAAGGCCTGCGTGCCCTGAAAATGCCTGCAGTGGAGGCACAGCTCCACTTCAACTGCCTGACCCAGCTGGACAAGCAAGACTACATCTTTCTGTGTCTTATTGGCTTCTGCATATTCTTTGCCGGCACCATGGCCGCCTGGCTGGCTGGCGTCTGTGCTGTCATCTATGAAGTCCACACTtcaaagggagaggaagaggaggaggaggaagatacAGTCACTTAG